The genomic window GACAAAACACCATGTGCTTATCCGGAATGAATGACCTGGacaaaaaaagcacattttaattaCCACAAAATGTTGCTATTGTTGACTTTGTTTGCGTTCAAATTGCGCCTACCTGCAGATGGTGATGCACACACCGAGGagggtgatggatgagaggACATGTTCCACTGCTAGAACGTCCTCGTCATAGATCGTCAAGGCAATGAGCACGGCCAGGAGAGAGCCGGCAAAAAACGCCACATTTTTGGCCAGGACGGTCAATAATGGTGACAGGAAACAGTTCATGTACTTGAATGCAGCCTGATAGATACATATACAGGAAGTAAGAAGAAAGGTATAAGATTAtgaattaaatgtaaatgaatgcTTTTTAATCTAATGTTATCTGCACCATAGACTggatgaagaagtggactaagtgagtgtgacgtcacccgtagagcagtcaatcaaacccggttgctaacgttagcttgacaaaatagcgaaataaaaataacccgctCTATATAATCCTggtaatatgaacattttaagaccaaaatgacgaggctcactgtagcagttgcagagagagggatgacaatTTCTcattgtaaaatgaattggagccagagtcaatagaGCCAGAATGGGGTGGCTAGCAGGTCTATGATTTGCACATATACACATTGTTTAGATCAGTTGGAGCGGAGCAAAAATAATGCTAGCCTCTACTGGTAggtttcagtttcatgtttgTAGGTGATATGTGAGGAATTctgcccattcaaaagatacaatatttagtTCTGACTTGTTAAATGCTATGGCAACAGGAGATTTTCATAACTCAAACATTGAAACATTTTGATATGCCAAAGTTCTTTGTAGTACAGAcgtttcaatgtattttaatacaaaacactgCTGTACATTTTTGTGGGGTAAATAGTCCTGATTTCCTTGTTTAGATAAAGTAATTGACACTAACAAAGATGTAGGAAGGAGAAAGGTAGAACAGTAGGAGGAAAATACTAGGACTGACCTTGTATCCTTTACTGAGGCGTGACATAAGCTCATGGTCCAGCTCATTAAAGTGGCGCAGATAGCACCTCCCATACAGAGACCAGCAGCGGGCCCCCAGAGACCCAGGCTCCCGTTTAATGACCTCAACACAAAAGCACAACACTGAAGTAATCTATTTACATGGGATAGGTGCTAGAATGTTCATTAGGCCTCCAAAATTAATCGCAACTGAATCGAAATTGCACTTTGAATAGACACAATTAGCCAACTCTAAAACTCTAATCCTGTTGTTTAGATCTGTGCACACCTGTTCTGAAATGAGTttaattagtttgtcagttcatatttcagtctttttgtcaattcttctggacacgtTCAAGATGTGAACTTGGAACAGGATCATATTTTTAAACCATAAATCGCAAATCGAAGCGCCCTGTGTACTTACCTCTGTATAGCTGAAGAAGGCATAGAGAATCTGCCACACCAGGATGACAGGGCAGAGTAATAAATTGGCAATGCCGATCCACAGGATACGAGATGCTAGCTTGTCAGCGAGGTCATGtctgtttcctcctcttttGTACTCAGGCTTCAAGCTCCACTCATTCTCAAACAGAGAACCTATACAGCAGAGATGAACACTGTTTAGTATATAAACACAATATTGAAACTTGATTGATGAGTAAAGGTACATCGCGTAATTTACTAATCTACACTAAATCTAGCATCggaagtagatactcatttgagcaagtatcgatactaaagtcACTTttataggacagaaatgaacctttcttgaatagcttttgaataatcttgagctgtatcagaacaagtataagacacatagacttgtatatgctcatggaccactatgaacctacctaaacgactgagggattacagatataaggacacatggtaatataaaagaaagtactactatttaatgttgaaaatcacattctattgtctaaataaacagTGCTTTTTataatcattgtggtattggaatcagtatcagTATGAAGTCGATTTCTTGTACCAAAATCAAATTTgcagttttagtattgtgacaacactaagtGAAAggggttgtctctccacagatttgacttgtaaatTGACTTGATGCCACCtgtatgtttccatggagatgccatacTATGTAATATTCTAGGTAAAGCAGTAAGATCTCTATAGAGACAAATTGGTGGCAGACctttcaccagaaaaattacataatgcaactttaataaCAGGCAATGCAAAACATTTTAGTGTTGCTGTAAATTACTATCATACAAACCTGGCCCCCAAAAGAAGATGAGCTCAAAGTTATACTTGAGACCTCTGGTGTAGAACACATACTCCCCAAGGACAGGAAGCTGAAATTTCACTGGAAGAAGCGACTTGTTCACCATGGCAACCTGAAAACAGACGAAAGGAGTGAGAAACAACTTGCTATTAATCATGAGTTCAGTGCTTACATTTTGTGGCAGTACGCACCATATAATTTTTAAATCGTAGAATGCGGTGATAAACATCCAGCTCTGATAATTCCTTCTTATGAATGCAGATCTGGTGTTCTTTTTGTATCTCCACTATTCGTGCCTGGACCTCCTGCCATGTTGCATAAGGAAGTTCCGActgcaacaataacaacagaatCAGTATCAATACAAATAATCAGTCCTTTAAAATGAGGCCTTACCATGGTCATTTTAAGGGCGTTTCTATAAAAAGACCGGATCTCCCAGTAGCAGCACACATTGTAGATGAATTTCACCAGGCGATGTAACCAAAACACTCCAGAGATGGTGAGAACAAATATCACAAAAGCATTGTCCCTTATTCTGCAAAGGGAAAACATATTCATGATGAGGCAAAGATCTATCAGCATCAACCAAATTAGCTCATACATATAttattaaaatcaataaaaaggCCACGTTTACTACAGAATTTATAGCACTCTTACCGAGCAGTGCAGACATCCACCGGTAAAAAGGCATCAGGCAGTGTCACTTTAGATGAGTCTGTGTGATTTACAAACTTGTTGGCAAACAGAATGTCATAGTCCACACAGTTGGCAAGGAACACAGTGAAGCCGACCACAAACAGCAACTGACTGGAGAGAGATCATTggggaaaatgtaaaaaacaaggCAAGCTATTTATATATGTTATGTATGTTGGATACGTGTTTGGAACTTACACCAGCTCAAAGATCTCCCCCAGCAGCATACAGGTGAAACCATTCTTCTGGTGTAGCTTATAGACGTTAAAAATGTCAAGGAGTAAAACAATATTCAAATCAGACAATATAGGGACATTATCCAAATATATAAAGAAGAAGACAGTTTATAGAAATgcagaagtgttttttttttttcaatatgttGCAGCATTCAGCAGTTATGAAGGATATTCTCTGAAAAAACAGGTCCAAATTTTCGATGTGGTGCCATTGGGCTGTAAATGCAAAACAATGCAAGAGTCATCTAAAAAACAatctcaacaaaaacacagttgaACAGTGCCTTACACTTGACCCCTTCGGGCACATGCATGAGCAGGTTCTCCTCTCCAGGAGGAGAGTCGCTGTAGGACGCCTCCAGGCGCTGGTACTCTGTGTCAAAGTGTGCCATGACCACAGCCTCATCAGACACACAGAACTGCTACACACTGGGACATGGagtggacagggaggagagagaatgctTAAGAAATGTATAAAGGATACTAGTGTCAcgatactacaatttcaaactcaatactaaggaatagacttgatactcaatattgACTCCAAAACTACAGTGATAATtacaaacactctttctttagacaataaaatgtgactttcaatattaaatcataatacttatttttatattaccttgtggtcttatatctgtgtaatcccttagttgtCCAAGTATGTTTCATATTGTTCCATgagcatatactagtctatgtggtcttacagctcaagatcacggTGGCACTGTCCATTTTAACTTATACAATTTCACTTATCTATAAACACTGTTTGTCCTTTGGGTTGATTTTGCATTAAAAACTTCCCGTCatgttctaatcctggtttagccctggtctagtcagggtttagttccagatttagtcccagttcagaaCAAATTCAGAAGTAGTGATCATGCAAGTGTGAAAGCACCCTtacgctttgcctggaatattccaccgTATAGCATTACACTTAAATATCTAACACTGATTTACATGAAACTGTATGTAAGGTTTGTATTATTTCATAAACATAACCAATCCGGGCAACCAGtgcatgttcaaatcaaataatggTTTTAAGTTAGTTCAAAATCCATTTTAAAGCAGAGATAGTGCTGAAGTTCAAAGGTCAAGCAACTGTTTTATTTCCACAAAACAGCAACATGGGGTTTTCACATGTGACTATAAATGATTTGGGAATGTTGCTCAAATGTTATGATGTAATTACAGTATAATAAAGAACTAAAAAGCATATTATTGTCTCAAATAAGCTAAAAAAGACTACCTCCATTGCGATGAAGCACCTCCCATGATCCAGTTCTTGTGTTTACAACATCTCCAGCTAGAAACGCGGAAGAAAGCGTTACACATTTGTctatatatttacaacaggaCCAAGCTCTCTATTAGACCCACCAGAACCTTACAATACCAGGTAAATATAGCTGTAAGTATTGGACAAGGAAGACCGAGGAAGAAAGCAGAGAGCTACCTGACTGAGGTGTTGTTGTCTTGGCTTGccagcagcagcacagaggcCTCTCCCCAAAACATGTCACATATCTCTTCACGCTGTGCCGATAACGgtgtacaataataaaaaacaaccagATTTTTATTTCCTGACAGGATTATCCGTTTGTCTTTCGATTCGTACAAAAAGTAAACGTTGGCACTTTCCGTTTTGACACGCAGGTTTAGGTTTAGCCCACCTCACCGTTTGGCGTCTGTCATGATGGTGGAAGTGGAGCGTGCAGTGTCCAATCAAAAAGCAGCTTCACagacagcagccaatcagagcgcgggAGAGGCGGCCTTAAGGAGTGTTTTGGCGCTATCTGCTGGACACTTTAGGGACTGCAATAACCTGAGTCAAAACAAGAGTGAAACCAAGCAAGGACAATCAATCTGCACAATCATTGTCAGGTATAATGTGGAGTCATCGTTCCCTGAGAGTTATCCACGTAAAGGGGATATatcaaagtgcatatgacaggttttcatattttttgtgggaaaaagacaaaaaaaaaaaaaggaaaaaagaatgaacaagcaaactaaaataagctagaaacaaaacaaggcaagattattattattattattattattattattattattattattattattattattattattattattattattattattattattattattattattattattattattattattataagctgttcaggatgcctcctgggcgcttccctagggaggtgttctgggcatgtcccactgggaggaggccccggggaagaccttGGACATgccggagggactatgtctttcgGCTGGCCTAGGAATGGCTTGgatgcttagactgctgcccccatgaccggGCAAGATATGTGGAAGAAAATTGacgtactattattattattattattattattattattattattattattatgttaactatattttatttaaatttgtaatCTACTATCCTGTCATATGGTCTTTAAGTAAATcgaatgattcatgcatgtttgagtaatcctgtattgtcctgcatttgagacttgagtgctcagaaaatcctgttttcacctaccactAATCTCTGCCCACTTATCTGTACTTACTTGTGATAATTCAAAAAAGaataatcattttttttaaaacttactCTGGGTCATTCATGTAGGGTTTTAAACAATTCAAGTCAATGGACCTCTTTCTATTATGAAGCTGAATTTTAACTGCAATACCATTCATTCAACCCTTTACATTACTGAAGCTACAGCGTCTACTTATTCTTCCAGTGAGGTAAACGGCACAAAACCAATGTGTCATCATTTTATACCCAAATAAATATAATCTTTTAGAAATAATACCATCTTAACACGATAATTGATTTGTTAATTATTTTCTATCTCCCAACGGGCTTCGTCCAATTAACAGCGTCAGGGGAGATGACTTCATTCTGATTCCTCCCCACATCCGAATCCACCACCAACCCCCCCTTCTCCCAACCAGACCCACCCTCCAGTCACAGTAACGACATATGGGACAATAGCACCCAAAGGAGAGCCCCTTCCCTACAGACATGAGGTCATCCGTGCAGACAGGCTCCCACTTGAATGCTAACTCACTTGTTAGTCATAAGAAACattgaaatgaaaatgtggCTAGGGGTGTATACTGTATCGGGGTACAGTGGCAGACTTGTTCGACTGGATTAAACCAAACCAAGCCTAAGCCTATCAGAGGAGATTCCATTAGCCAGATCAGTAATAACACGATTACACACAATCTCTTTAAAGACCCCCAGCAAGTCCCCTCTCAATCTGTAAACCATAACAAAACCATAGAAGAGAAGAACAGATATTTAGATAGATACCTTCACCATGTTATAAGCTATAATGTTTTTCATAGGATCATATGGCTATTGTAAGTAGGGCTGGGAATCGCAGGGTCCATCACAATTGGCTCTATGCACAACAACgcctggcaacctcactgttagcatcactacttcctgtccaattttatctctatgaggtttttgctgatGCTAACTGATCATGCATGTAAAatatcacatctccatggagtacAAGCCAAAAAGGTTCAGAAAAAGAAATCTGgaccatagtgattaacaatttaaagcgaaatattatatcttttgaatgggaaagtCCACAAAATATTGGATAGACCCTTTCAGGACACCCTAAacatgtcagtgtgtgtgtgaaggacaATACGAGTGGACTGTGGGGCCCATAAGAGAAGACAGATTTATGTCCTCCTCAGACCCATAAAACTGATTGTGTGTGACATTATGACAGATGTGAATCAGTAATGCAACAGATGATGTGTCAACACCAGCGGATCGGCTTAGCTCAAGTGCAGGGTGAAGCTACCAATGTATTTTTCTAGCgtgattttgtctttttaaaaacaaaatacctgGTTCTGCTTGAGTGCAATTGAGTAATTATTTTAGCCAGGTGATAATTGTGATGGTAAAAGGTTCTTGCTTTGATTATTACAGTAGTCTAAATACATCATTGTGGAaaggtttatgtgtgtgtgcattcaTATATGCTGTATGCAATAACCTTCATGACTGCAGCacaaaatggtcacatttttatatagcgcttttccactgtCAAGGCATTgtaagcactttacatcaaggaaccacactcatacaccagtgtacacagacactgggtgtgacaggggttaagtgtcttactcaaggacacaacaacagcattcatctgtgggaggtataatcgcactgccaacctgtgagtcagtggatctgaccgctcaaccatgttgtttatgttgagagcaggatacGAACCCCCAACCTTTAGATTAGTGGACCAACACTCTAccaaacataaataaagataaataaaggcaaataaataaaattaactgagctactgtcgcgtTCAcgtttgtttaatcctggtttgagctagatttagtcctgatgtagactaaATTAGCAGATTattttggttctgttctagtcctggtctagttctggtttggttctttgctttagtcacagttttggtGTAGAGCGCAAATGCACCCACAGAATATATTTGTTCACCATAAATCACTGAAGGGACATAGTTCTATCCCAGCTAGCGCCAATCAAAGCATaccgttgtgtctttgggcaaggcacttcaccttAGCTGAGTGAATAACAACCATTCAGCAAAAGGTCCCGGGTTTGATTCCCaatttgtgtggagtttgcaaattcagtctgggtgggtttccagTGGGTATTCTGGTTCCCCCCATTGGCCAAAAAATATGTCAGAGGAGTGAAAAATGGACTTTAGTttgatacatttaaatacatagctaaatatatttaatttagacAATAGACAAGGGGCCAGAACAAAAAGAAATTCTAATGTCTGAATTTTACccccttaaaaaaacatgaaaaactaaactagttcattttaaacagtttgcaaacagttggtccaaagttattcctcacttacctcaagcatcccaattattcaccatgatgagtttataagcacttttcaacaCTTTCAGAGACCATGCAAATCCATCACAGTAATTCTAACAATAGCTACCATGATAATCTGTGATTCCTGATTCAGAGACAGTAAAGCCCTATAAAAtaactagatgcagacagtacacaactggcttattttgaccacaagaaaatctggtacaggcctTTAACTCATCGGGTCGTCATGGTAATAAGATGTGAATATTGcatgtgcatttgtgtgtgtgtgtgtgtgtgtgtctgtgtgtttatattcatgtgtgtgtgagtgtttgtgtgtttgtgtgttagctGAGATGTCCTCTGTGGCCAAAGCCTTTTAGTCCTGTAATTACCAGCAACCCCCCACCTCCAGAGGGCCCCCTGCCTCTCCCCCAGGGACCATCCACATGTGAGCTGTCtgcaacattgactttgtttggCCTGTATCACACTAATGCATATGGGCTGGAGAGATGGTGTCCTGGAAGTCCATCAGCTCTACTGGTAAAAAAGGAATTGTGTTTCTTTCTGTTCCATTTCAGTTATTGTTTACTCTTGAATTTGCTCTTTTTTAGGGTTGGTTGAACAAAATTGACCTAGGTGATTCATAACATATTCTTGAGACTTAATCTATACTTTAGAGTGGTTTGTGTGTTGGAGCCCTGCCCTCATccctataatcttccacaaagCCACATTCCTATTAAAAATTCCACATCTGATACTGTACTTCCTGTCTTTGTTATTAGACCCATCCTCACACACTGTTCCCATAACTCATCTCTTCACTGACTTTACAGTCTAGGTACTAACGTACAGTTGAGAAGATGCATGCCATTCCAAATCTGTTGtgcttaagttttttttttcttcctcttttttatgccactgaaatgttatttatattattaatgtTGAATAGCTATGAATAGCAAAATTGATATTGGGGATATTCCCCAAACTAAAGACATCAGACTCAAGACTTCCTGTGTTTTGGTCACATACTTGGACAAATGACCACAGTCAGTGAATACTGCACTGTGTCCTGACAGTTCCTTTCTTATGATGTATATTATTGTCTCCGAAAATGTGTATAATTGTGTGTATAATTGATTGGGAAATACCAGGAGGACCTCTCATCAAACTATGTGATGAaacgcaaactccacatagaaaaACTTTTCACAGCAAGATGGATCGTCACGATATTTGGGATTTCACAAACTCAATAGAAATCCATGCTAACATGCTCCCGCTGTGAGGATAATCaggcggaccaatcacagagcagcattgaggtttgtgtggGAGCCAAAGACCAACTGGCCaattgaaccaaaacaaacaccaacAGACAtatttcagcctattttagGAAAAAAACTGACTATTCTGTGAAAAATGTGCTGAAGGTAAGTGCTTTGCAAGGTGTCTGTGCTTTTTTTCTCAGCTGGATGTaataaaagttagatttttccgCTTGTTCTGGTGTTGTGacacttcgaccaatcagattcaaattatCATCATGACATTCCATGTTTTTCGATCGTTTCCAGTGAGAaccatcccagattgataatgtgtagaactcgATTCACAGTGACACATATCAATCTAGTGT from Periophthalmus magnuspinnatus isolate fPerMag1 chromosome 22, fPerMag1.2.pri, whole genome shotgun sequence includes these protein-coding regions:
- the atg9a gene encoding autophagy-related protein 9A, with product MAHFDTEYQRLEASYSDSPPGEENLLMHVPEGVKSQWHHIENLDLFFQRVYKLHQKNGFTCMLLGEIFELVQLLFVVGFTVFLANCVDYDILFANKFVNHTDSSKVTLPDAFLPVDVCTARIRDNAFVIFVLTISGVFWLHRLVKFIYNVCCYWEIRSFYRNALKMTMSELPYATWQEVQARIVEIQKEHQICIHKKELSELDVYHRILRFKNYMVAMVNKSLLPVKFQLPVLGEYVFYTRGLKYNFELIFFWGPGSLFENEWSLKPEYKRGGNRHDLADKLASRILWIGIANLLLCPVILVWQILYAFFSYTEVIKREPGSLGARCWSLYGRCYLRHFNELDHELMSRLSKGYKAAFKYMNCFLSPLLTVLAKNVAFFAGSLLAVLIALTIYDEDVLAVEHVLSSITLLGVCITICRSFIPDKHMVFCPEQLLRVILAHIHYMPDHWQGNAHRSETRDQFSQLFQYKAVLILEELLSPVVTPIILIFCLRRKSLEIIDFFRNFTVEVVGVGDTCSFAQMDIRQHGHPAWMSEGKTEASIYQQAEDGKTELSLMHFAITNPQWQPPQETTHFLSQLKERVHREVTGHTGDTHQYSLSESEPRSLIANLLAGPSTLGSVHFARDASLANHAATAINDSASALRSLSPVSGSLYLRGSLSAVQRGHTSTISKAMAGSGTDARTVSSGSSAWEGQLTSLVLSEYASTEMSLHALYMHEFHKQQSRGELPRHTWHRQDSDESSDSIPDEVRSEPPRCSRNLPRSHTFPTTAPSPSDIPKSASDTSTNTRGQEGAPPSTDRQTDSLGAGTKFVRTARVPMGGWADDSQAVPRYPEPLPEESSDDEMPPHIHKVT